In Geopsychrobacter electrodiphilus DSM 16401, a single window of DNA contains:
- the rnhA gene encoding ribonuclease HI, producing MSLLPQLYLLDGSSYIYRAYYGVRDRATAGGIPTNAIFGFTRMLLGLLQEQRPDFLAVVFDPPRAETFRRELYPAYKANREDMPAELAMQIPTIKQMLQALNIPALEAPGFEADDLIATLARRYAAEGVQVTVVTGDKDLMQIVGERITLLDTMKSVLSGPLEVLERFGVPPELVADVLGLSGDTSDNIPGVPGIGEKTAADLVQRFGSMERVLKWKDQVKGKKRRENLRAFEEQARLSKTLATVRYDVPFALSLAELQRQKPNLATLLPLLHELEFETLAVAFTPAEAGLVEIYTDGSGRDSGPGGYGVILRYADFEKELSGFEAVATSQRMELLAAIRGLEALNSPKRVRLFSDSQYLVRGMSEWLVGWIRDGRLETPDALANQDLWQQLVPLSRTHQIDWQWVRGHAGHPFNERCDKLAKRAVEEGLRLANEPVEPREQEPLQPVAVAAVVPRPVPIEDYSEFGVDEDGQQRLC from the coding sequence GTGAGCTTGTTACCGCAACTCTATCTGCTGGACGGATCCAGTTATATCTACCGCGCCTATTATGGCGTGCGCGACCGGGCCACCGCTGGCGGCATACCGACCAATGCCATCTTCGGCTTCACCCGGATGCTCCTCGGTCTGCTGCAGGAGCAGCGTCCCGATTTTCTGGCGGTGGTCTTCGACCCACCGCGCGCAGAGACCTTCCGTCGCGAGCTCTATCCGGCCTACAAGGCGAATCGGGAAGATATGCCCGCAGAGTTGGCGATGCAGATTCCCACCATTAAACAGATGCTCCAGGCCCTGAATATCCCGGCCCTCGAAGCCCCCGGGTTTGAAGCCGACGATCTCATCGCCACTCTGGCGCGTCGTTACGCCGCCGAAGGGGTGCAGGTCACGGTCGTCACCGGCGATAAGGACTTGATGCAGATTGTCGGAGAGCGCATTACCCTCCTCGACACCATGAAAAGTGTGCTTTCGGGTCCCTTGGAGGTTCTCGAGCGCTTCGGCGTCCCGCCCGAACTGGTGGCGGATGTGCTGGGGCTTTCCGGTGACACCTCGGACAATATTCCTGGCGTCCCCGGTATCGGCGAGAAGACGGCGGCCGACCTGGTGCAGCGCTTCGGTTCGATGGAACGCGTTCTCAAATGGAAGGATCAGGTCAAGGGGAAGAAGCGCCGCGAGAATTTACGCGCTTTTGAAGAGCAGGCGCGACTCTCGAAGACCCTCGCCACCGTCCGCTATGACGTCCCTTTTGCGCTGAGCCTGGCCGAATTGCAGCGCCAGAAGCCGAACCTTGCGACCCTGCTCCCCCTGCTACATGAGCTGGAATTTGAAACCCTGGCCGTCGCCTTCACCCCGGCTGAGGCGGGCCTGGTCGAGATCTACACCGATGGCTCCGGCCGTGACTCTGGCCCCGGCGGTTATGGCGTGATCCTGCGTTATGCTGATTTCGAGAAAGAGTTGAGCGGCTTTGAAGCGGTAGCCACCTCGCAGCGCATGGAACTGCTGGCGGCGATCAGGGGGCTGGAAGCGCTGAACAGCCCGAAGCGGGTGCGCCTGTTCAGTGATTCGCAATACCTGGTGCGTGGAATGAGCGAATGGCTGGTCGGCTGGATTCGCGACGGCCGACTGGAGACGCCGGACGCCCTGGCGAATCAGGACCTCTGGCAGCAGCTGGTCCCCCTGTCACGCACACACCAGATCGACTGGCAATGGGTGCGCGGGCATGCCGGCCACCCGTTTAATGAACGCTGCGACAAGTTGGCAAAGCGCGCTGTCGAGGAGGGTCTGCGGCTGGCGAACGAGCCTGTCGAGCCTCGCGAGCAAGAACCGCTGCAGCCAGTGGCTGTCGCTGCGGTTGTGCCGCGACCGGTTCCCATTGAAGATTATTCTGAGTTCGGTGTTGACGAGGATGGTCAACAGCGGCTGTGCTAA
- a CDS encoding GNAT family N-acetyltransferase produces MKIQTLSEEHRAKAYALLRNAFPESEYEATLVQLLHARDKPLHEWVCLHTGKAIAYIAFANAYQGRKVCGLHLAMIAVSPEFQKQGVGAELLRFALRQAAIKEQALFVLGAPAFFQKFGFEPCSSPLCPYTRNNTNFMSLRNLDDTNFTVGYEPEFKAATKQTRQKEEIRPAKGGVKKRH; encoded by the coding sequence ATGAAGATCCAGACATTAAGCGAAGAACATCGCGCCAAGGCCTACGCCCTCTTACGCAACGCGTTCCCCGAGAGCGAGTATGAAGCGACCCTGGTGCAGTTGCTCCACGCCAGAGACAAACCCCTCCACGAATGGGTCTGCCTCCACACCGGCAAGGCCATCGCCTACATCGCCTTTGCTAATGCCTATCAGGGCCGCAAGGTCTGCGGCCTGCACCTGGCGATGATAGCCGTGAGCCCCGAATTTCAAAAACAGGGAGTGGGCGCAGAACTGCTGCGCTTTGCCCTGCGCCAGGCAGCGATCAAGGAGCAGGCATTGTTCGTTCTGGGCGCTCCCGCTTTTTTTCAAAAATTCGGTTTTGAGCCCTGCAGTTCGCCCCTTTGTCCTTACACCAGAAACAACACCAATTTCATGAGCCTGCGCAATCTGGACGACACCAATTTTACGGTCGGCTATGAGCCGGAGTTTAAGGCGGCAACCAAACAAACACGGCAGAAGGAAGAGATTCGACCAGCCAAAGGGGGCGTCAAGAAACGCCACTGA
- a CDS encoding rhomboid family intramembrane serine protease, which yields MDNTPELQPAEPEWLAIPPDLLPEGVARPLSRKLLRRWGLVLEARGIPFHNEALVEGWYLRVPPALLSRACNELRRYEELNHNWPPPLPAATPQQDNLLSTLCVLLAVATFYNLTQIDINLLGHHPVNWNDLGNADARKILQGEWWRLITALTLHADWLHLLGNLVIGGFFISRLCRDLGAGLGWSLLLASGLLGNALNAWLQHPEHQSIGASTAVFGAIGILAAISLVRYRRSLRKRWPLPLAAALALLAMLGSSGEHTDLGAHLFGFGCGIVLGLVTEYLQSCFGRPGSGLNRLLALGSAALVFLAWWAALSA from the coding sequence ATGGACAATACCCCTGAACTGCAACCCGCTGAACCGGAATGGCTCGCCATTCCACCTGACCTGCTCCCCGAAGGGGTTGCCCGCCCGCTCTCGAGGAAGCTGCTGCGCCGATGGGGGCTGGTGCTTGAAGCCAGAGGTATTCCGTTTCACAACGAAGCGCTGGTCGAAGGCTGGTACCTCAGGGTGCCACCCGCCCTCTTGAGCCGGGCGTGCAACGAACTGCGCCGCTACGAAGAGTTGAACCACAACTGGCCGCCGCCGCTGCCCGCCGCAACCCCGCAACAGGACAACCTGCTCTCAACCCTGTGCGTGCTGCTCGCCGTGGCGACCTTCTATAACCTGACTCAGATCGACATCAACCTGTTGGGACATCACCCGGTTAATTGGAACGACCTCGGCAACGCCGATGCGCGCAAGATTCTGCAGGGGGAGTGGTGGCGCCTGATCACGGCGCTGACCCTGCACGCCGACTGGCTGCACCTGCTCGGCAACCTGGTCATTGGCGGGTTCTTCATCAGTCGGCTCTGCCGCGATCTGGGTGCGGGTCTCGGCTGGAGTCTGCTGCTGGCGAGCGGCCTGCTCGGAAACGCGCTCAACGCCTGGCTGCAACACCCCGAGCATCAGTCTATCGGGGCCTCAACCGCGGTCTTTGGTGCGATCGGGATTTTGGCCGCAATCAGTCTGGTACGCTACCGGCGCAGTCTGCGCAAACGCTGGCCGCTTCCCCTCGCTGCGGCCCTGGCGCTGCTGGCCATGCTCGGCAGTTCCGGCGAACACACCGATCTGGGGGCGCATCTGTTCGGTTTTGGCTGCGGGATCGTGCTGGGACTTGTAACCGAATACCTGCAGAGTTGTTTCGGCCGGCCCGGCAGCGGACTCAATCGCCTGCTCGCCCTCGGCAGTGCTGCGCTGGTATTCCTGGCCTGGTGGGCGGCGCTGAGCGCCTGA
- a CDS encoding YajD family HNH nuclease produces MNPPSTKHPDQLVAEMRKDEQQRLSGYREQALKLFPHVCGRCSREFEGKKLRELTVHHKDHNHDNNPADGRNWELLCLYCHDFEHTRGLQEDQEPDGPSERQTRPSLAHSPFAALAEKLKQPK; encoded by the coding sequence ATGAATCCCCCCTCAACAAAACATCCAGATCAACTTGTGGCAGAGATGCGCAAAGATGAACAACAGCGGCTGTCGGGTTACCGGGAGCAGGCTTTGAAGCTCTTTCCTCACGTCTGCGGCCGCTGTTCCCGCGAGTTCGAAGGGAAGAAATTGCGCGAGCTGACGGTGCATCACAAAGACCATAACCATGACAATAATCCCGCCGATGGCCGGAACTGGGAACTGCTCTGTCTTTACTGCCACGATTTTGAGCATACCCGTGGTCTGCAGGAGGATCAGGAGCCGGATGGCCCAAGTGAGCGCCAAACCAGGCCGAGTCTGGCGCATTCCCCCTTTGCCGCCCTCGCTGAGAAGCTCAAACAACCAAAATAA
- a CDS encoding fibronectin type III domain-containing protein, producing MCRNTGFVRSKMFSILKRWGGLALLCLFTSLLAACGGSSSSPSSELVSPTISAVTAGDGTATIEWSDVSGATDYNLYAGLTSGVTPATGVKIASVVSPYTVTGLENGTRYFCVLTAVHPTGESKGSAEASVTLAPNGPESVAVTAGNLQEGEVFTPYVDIEWADVLVGATSYTLYKSIVAPVTIASPSTVDVTSPYRDLDVVHDTTYYYMLTAVGAGGESLPSQQVSALPRLPLNAPVNVSAVLTAETTRSITLSWSQPLIGAVPDSYNIYRAVTTPVAVDPANLVTDGVVATSYIDNVGLVGGTTYYYTLTAVAGSVESSPSAEVSATPRGSQSTTGGGGDSGFGNNLSLPLVFADGYGLTGAEISTTIVPPYSLTNIDPNTGLRPTAEELVSLTAFPNFDPDNIYSLNAVDYYEQQTASTWQADWVNGIASDPTAVQEVTVNWGDNLASVSFSENSVVRVETVLYQDPPDTLTAYTMDLLYGSGVTEMQGTSAVLYETTRRNVYAVTARLTIDKLDGPGGNVVFTHFDKAVWENYGSDGPGGYSAEINVGGSLVFGYNWMLNQDSLPPGALKPGWWRLTFSLDDSATIGTSTVNNHTRLTALDPSDAAAVLDPAGQWTSIEVEVR from the coding sequence ATGTGTCGAAATACAGGTTTTGTCAGAAGCAAAATGTTTTCGATTCTTAAACGGTGGGGTGGGCTGGCGCTGCTTTGTTTGTTCACCTCGTTGCTGGCGGCCTGTGGTGGTTCGAGCTCCAGTCCTAGTTCGGAGTTAGTATCACCCACGATCTCCGCGGTCACGGCCGGGGATGGGACCGCAACGATTGAATGGTCGGACGTTTCAGGAGCGACAGATTACAATCTTTATGCTGGTTTGACTAGCGGAGTTACCCCGGCAACTGGCGTCAAAATTGCCTCGGTCGTGTCACCTTATACCGTGACCGGGCTGGAAAACGGGACCAGATATTTCTGCGTGCTCACGGCTGTTCATCCGACCGGTGAGAGTAAGGGCTCGGCCGAAGCGTCGGTAACTCTGGCACCGAATGGGCCCGAAAGTGTTGCGGTGACCGCGGGGAATCTTCAGGAGGGGGAAGTCTTTACCCCCTATGTGGATATCGAGTGGGCAGACGTGCTGGTGGGGGCGACCTCTTATACCCTGTATAAATCGATCGTTGCACCGGTCACCATCGCCAGTCCGAGTACTGTCGATGTGACTTCGCCTTACCGGGATCTGGATGTCGTGCATGACACGACCTATTACTATATGTTGACGGCAGTCGGTGCCGGTGGCGAGAGTCTCCCTTCGCAACAGGTTTCGGCGCTTCCACGCCTGCCGCTTAACGCGCCGGTGAACGTCAGCGCGGTGTTGACCGCAGAGACGACGCGCTCGATCACCCTCTCCTGGTCGCAGCCGCTGATTGGTGCTGTGCCCGATTCATACAACATCTATCGCGCAGTCACGACGCCGGTGGCAGTCGATCCGGCAAACTTGGTGACAGACGGCGTGGTGGCCACCAGTTATATCGATAACGTCGGACTGGTCGGCGGGACGACCTACTACTACACTCTGACAGCGGTCGCTGGTAGCGTGGAGAGTTCCCCGTCGGCTGAAGTTTCTGCGACCCCCCGCGGTTCGCAGAGCACCACCGGGGGCGGGGGCGATAGCGGTTTCGGCAACAATCTGTCGTTACCACTAGTGTTTGCCGATGGTTACGGGCTGACCGGAGCGGAGATCTCGACGACGATTGTGCCGCCTTACAGTCTGACCAATATTGATCCAAACACCGGTTTGCGGCCGACCGCCGAGGAGCTCGTGAGTCTGACCGCGTTTCCGAATTTCGATCCAGACAACATCTACTCGCTCAATGCGGTGGATTACTACGAGCAACAGACAGCCAGTACCTGGCAGGCGGACTGGGTGAACGGTATCGCTAGCGACCCGACGGCGGTTCAGGAAGTGACGGTCAATTGGGGCGATAATCTGGCCAGCGTCTCTTTCTCCGAAAATTCGGTCGTGCGCGTGGAGACCGTTCTCTATCAGGATCCGCCCGACACCCTGACCGCTTACACTATGGACCTGCTTTACGGGTCTGGGGTGACCGAGATGCAGGGAACCAGTGCGGTCCTGTACGAAACGACGCGCCGCAACGTCTATGCCGTGACGGCACGATTGACCATCGACAAGCTCGATGGGCCGGGTGGCAACGTGGTGTTTACGCATTTCGACAAGGCGGTCTGGGAGAATTACGGCAGTGACGGACCGGGGGGATATTCGGCCGAGATCAATGTCGGTGGCAGTCTGGTGTTTGGTTATAACTGGATGCTCAATCAGGATTCACTCCCGCCGGGAGCACTGAAGCCTGGCTGGTGGCGGTTGACCTTCAGCCTGGATGACAGCGCGACGATCGGCACTTCAACGGTGAACAATCACACGCGGTTGACAGCGCTCGATCCGAGTGATGCCGCCGCGGTACTTGATCCCGCCGGTCAATGGACGTCGATCGAGGTCGAGGTTCGTTAG
- a CDS encoding YitT family protein, with protein MTGKKRKFLYSIFWNCSLITIGTLIQAVALKSVAIPHNFVPGGLFGIASLIYYKTDFLDPGLLYILLNVPMFILGYIFISRRFLWYSALAMGEIALFYQLVNFQIEISNQLYAALVFGALLGVGAGMVLRSLGSNGGLDVAAVILNQKFNIGLGKVYFSFNLILFTLSFASLDNDLVIASMIAVFICSLSIDYVLSLFNQRKMTFIVSEKPDEIADQVMTHLKIGTTMLPAIGSYRRKAKTVLMIVTNNIQLKRLEEIVFTTDEHALFIVENTFNVLGSTFSRRKIY; from the coding sequence ATGACCGGTAAAAAGAGAAAATTCCTCTATTCGATTTTTTGGAACTGCAGCCTGATCACCATCGGCACCCTGATTCAGGCGGTTGCCCTGAAATCGGTGGCCATTCCACACAATTTTGTTCCGGGCGGGCTGTTCGGCATCGCTTCGCTGATCTACTACAAGACCGACTTTCTGGACCCCGGTCTGCTCTACATTCTCCTCAACGTGCCGATGTTCATCCTGGGTTACATCTTTATTTCGCGGCGCTTCCTCTGGTATAGCGCACTGGCCATGGGGGAGATCGCCCTGTTTTATCAGCTGGTCAATTTCCAGATTGAAATCAGCAATCAACTTTATGCGGCACTGGTCTTCGGCGCTCTGCTCGGCGTCGGGGCCGGCATGGTCTTGCGTTCACTCGGTTCCAACGGCGGCCTCGATGTCGCTGCGGTGATCCTCAATCAAAAGTTCAACATCGGGCTCGGCAAGGTCTACTTCTCCTTCAACCTGATTCTCTTTACCTTGAGTTTTGCGAGTTTGGACAATGATCTGGTCATCGCCTCGATGATCGCGGTCTTTATCTGCTCCCTCTCCATCGACTATGTGCTGTCCCTCTTCAATCAACGGAAAATGACCTTTATTGTTTCGGAAAAACCCGATGAAATTGCCGACCAGGTCATGACTCACCTGAAGATCGGCACCACCATGCTACCGGCGATCGGGTCCTACCGCAGAAAGGCAAAAACCGTGTTGATGATCGTCACCAACAACATCCAGCTGAAGCGCCTGGAAGAGATTGTCTTCACCACCGATGAGCATGCCCTGTTTATCGTGGAGAACACCTTCAACGTGCTCGGTTCGACCTTTTCGCGACGTAAAATTTATTGA
- a CDS encoding NAD(P)/FAD-dependent oxidoreductase has translation MDIAIIGGGAAGFFAAISAKENYPEARVVIFEKSKEILTKVKISGGGRCNLTNACASVKELSEAYPRGGNALKKAFGTFNNQHTMHWFESRGVPLMVQDDQCVFPLSQNSQSVIDCFLEQTRKLKIELALEQGIKSIKKVGDKLQLGFVGGKLPAAAFDKVIVTIGGSQHREGLAWLEKLNHKIEEPAPSLFSFKVPDEAVTELMGVVVDNALVGVQGTKLKAEGPLLITHWGFSGPAILTLSSLGARVLSEKDYNFKLQVNWTDVRNNDEVVVALNSLIDEHPQKLLANLRPYALPERLWLYLLEKTGLQPAKKWAEIGKTGLNRLVNTLTNDVYAVKGRTQFRDEFVTCGGVSLESIDLNTMQSRVCENLYFAGEVMDIDGITGGFNFQAAWTTAFIAAKLN, from the coding sequence ATGGACATAGCAATAATTGGTGGCGGGGCGGCCGGTTTCTTTGCGGCAATAAGCGCCAAGGAGAATTATCCCGAAGCCAGGGTCGTCATTTTTGAAAAATCTAAGGAGATCCTGACCAAGGTTAAAATATCTGGCGGCGGCAGATGTAATCTGACGAATGCCTGCGCCAGCGTCAAGGAGCTGTCCGAGGCCTATCCGCGCGGTGGCAACGCTTTAAAGAAAGCCTTCGGCACCTTCAATAACCAGCATACGATGCACTGGTTTGAGTCGCGGGGCGTCCCCTTGATGGTTCAGGATGACCAGTGTGTTTTTCCGCTCTCGCAAAATTCACAAAGCGTCATTGATTGTTTTTTGGAGCAAACGCGAAAATTAAAGATTGAACTCGCGTTGGAGCAAGGCATAAAAAGCATCAAAAAAGTCGGGGATAAATTGCAGTTGGGCTTTGTCGGCGGGAAGCTCCCGGCGGCCGCGTTTGATAAGGTGATTGTGACAATCGGCGGTTCGCAACACAGAGAGGGTTTGGCTTGGTTGGAAAAGTTGAATCATAAAATTGAAGAGCCCGCGCCATCCTTATTCAGCTTCAAGGTTCCAGATGAAGCCGTCACCGAGTTGATGGGGGTCGTGGTTGACAACGCCCTGGTGGGCGTTCAGGGGACCAAACTGAAAGCCGAAGGCCCTTTGTTGATCACCCATTGGGGTTTCAGTGGGCCGGCGATCTTGACGCTCTCTTCTCTGGGCGCACGGGTGTTGAGTGAAAAAGACTACAACTTTAAGCTGCAGGTCAATTGGACTGATGTGCGCAACAACGACGAGGTCGTTGTTGCGTTGAACAGTCTGATAGATGAACATCCGCAAAAACTGCTGGCCAATCTTCGACCCTATGCGTTACCCGAAAGATTGTGGCTTTATCTGCTGGAGAAGACCGGTCTGCAACCCGCCAAGAAATGGGCAGAGATCGGTAAGACCGGGCTGAACCGTTTGGTCAACACCCTGACCAATGACGTCTACGCGGTCAAGGGGCGTACCCAGTTCAGGGACGAATTTGTGACCTGTGGCGGTGTGAGTCTGGAGAGCATCGACCTGAATACGATGCAGAGCAGGGTCTGTGAAAATCTGTACTTCGCCGGTGAGGTCATGGACATTGACGGCATCACCGGAGGGTTTAATTTTCAGGCCGCCTGGACCACGGCGTTTATTGCGGCGAAATTGAACTAA
- a CDS encoding DUF4215 domain-containing protein: MRGKWISSLLVVCGGFVLLLLASCGGGGSSSPPVTLSSNALLSEIQLAGTSLSPGFSAETTIYTADAGLATSSITVTCTSDSDRATLKIDGVTVASGVIHPVTIPVGQTQIIVEVTAEDGTTRTYMITVTRPGVALSPTSVNLNSGRGTMLSVLLAAPASGDTEVTLGSSTADVSLPAAVTVTNATTQKEFEILSVAAETTTATITATLNGDSATATVNVTGALCGDGILGIGEQCDDGNANLGDGCSSCQIGAGWQCAGEPSVCATTCGDGIVAGSEMCDDGATVGGDGCSSTCNIENGWNCAGNPSVCAPICGDGIVTGTEQCDDGNQIDNDFCSNLCQVVTHNCDDGIACTTDSFNVGTLSCQHLPNDGSCNDGNPCTADTCNPASGCEYLGAPQNGTSCDDGNACTSSDVCSGGACIGGNPVLCDDGNGCTSDSCNPATGCGYSPVGDGAFCVGGTCNSGICLLWPVNCSDGVKDGDETGLDCGGSCQTCVTGEGCISLADCQSGVCSSGVCQAPTCSDAVKNGTETDLDCGGFTCGSCADGRICAAATDCISGVCSSGICQVPTCSDGVRNGIETGLDCGNGCAPCANGSGCDSNNDCQSSVCIGGVCQVPTCFDAVRNGAETDVDCGGSSCGGCMDGAACSVASDCSSHVCSSGVCQLPSCFDGVQNGIETAVDCGNGCPSCATGAGCDDNTDCQSGICTGGVCQ, translated from the coding sequence ATGCGCGGCAAATGGATTAGTTCGTTGCTTGTTGTCTGTGGAGGGTTCGTTTTACTATTGCTCGCGTCATGTGGCGGCGGCGGTAGCAGCAGCCCTCCGGTAACCTTGTCCAGCAATGCCTTATTGTCCGAAATCCAACTGGCTGGAACCAGCCTCTCCCCTGGATTTTCCGCCGAAACTACCATCTACACTGCAGACGCCGGCCTTGCAACCAGCTCGATTACCGTCACATGCACCAGTGACAGTGACAGGGCAACGCTAAAAATCGATGGCGTTACGGTCGCCTCTGGGGTAATCCACCCGGTCACCATTCCTGTGGGCCAGACGCAAATTATCGTCGAAGTAACCGCCGAGGATGGCACCACCAGAACCTATATGATAACCGTAACGCGACCGGGCGTGGCCTTGAGTCCGACTTCGGTCAATCTCAATTCCGGACGCGGGACGATGCTGTCGGTTTTGCTGGCCGCCCCGGCCAGCGGCGACACCGAGGTCACTCTCGGCTCCTCTACCGCCGACGTCTCTCTGCCGGCCGCGGTAACCGTCACCAATGCCACAACACAAAAAGAGTTCGAGATCCTCAGTGTCGCCGCAGAAACAACGACCGCGACCATCACCGCAACCCTGAACGGAGATAGCGCAACCGCTACCGTCAACGTAACCGGAGCCTTGTGCGGCGACGGTATCCTGGGGATCGGGGAACAGTGTGACGACGGCAATGCCAACCTTGGGGACGGCTGTTCCAGCTGCCAGATCGGAGCGGGCTGGCAATGCGCCGGAGAGCCGTCAGTTTGTGCCACGACTTGCGGTGATGGCATTGTTGCCGGATCCGAAATGTGCGACGACGGCGCTACCGTCGGGGGTGATGGCTGTTCCAGCACCTGCAATATAGAGAACGGCTGGAACTGCGCCGGAAACCCCTCTGTCTGTGCACCGATCTGCGGCGATGGCATCGTCACCGGCACCGAGCAGTGCGACGATGGCAATCAGATTGACAACGATTTCTGTTCCAACCTCTGCCAGGTGGTCACTCATAATTGTGATGATGGCATCGCCTGCACCACCGACAGCTTTAATGTCGGCACACTGAGCTGCCAGCATCTTCCCAACGATGGGTCCTGCAACGACGGAAACCCTTGCACGGCCGATACGTGTAATCCCGCTTCGGGTTGCGAATATCTCGGAGCTCCACAAAACGGCACCTCCTGCGATGACGGCAATGCCTGCACCAGCAGCGATGTATGTTCCGGCGGCGCCTGTATCGGTGGCAATCCGGTCCTTTGTGACGACGGTAACGGCTGTACCTCGGATAGTTGCAATCCCGCCACCGGCTGCGGCTATAGCCCGGTGGGTGACGGCGCCTTTTGTGTCGGCGGAACCTGCAATAGCGGCATCTGTCTGCTCTGGCCTGTGAACTGCAGCGATGGCGTCAAGGACGGCGACGAGACCGGTCTCGATTGTGGCGGGTCCTGTCAGACTTGCGTAACGGGAGAAGGATGCATCTCGTTAGCCGATTGTCAAAGTGGTGTTTGCAGTAGCGGCGTCTGTCAGGCGCCGACCTGCAGCGATGCTGTCAAAAATGGTACCGAGACCGATTTGGACTGTGGTGGATTCACGTGTGGGAGCTGTGCCGATGGCCGCATCTGTGCCGCCGCAACGGATTGTATCAGCGGAGTTTGCAGTAGCGGCATCTGCCAGGTTCCGACCTGCAGCGATGGGGTCAGAAACGGTATTGAAACGGGCCTTGATTGTGGAAACGGCTGTGCACCATGTGCCAACGGTAGCGGGTGTGATTCGAACAATGATTGCCAGAGCTCGGTTTGTATCGGGGGCGTCTGCCAGGTCCCGACCTGCTTTGATGCGGTCCGAAACGGCGCTGAGACCGACGTTGACTGCGGCGGTTCCTCTTGTGGCGGCTGTATGGATGGCGCCGCTTGTTCTGTGGCGAGCGATTGTTCCAGCCACGTATGTAGCAGCGGGGTATGCCAGCTGCCCAGCTGTTTTGATGGGGTCCAGAATGGCATTGAAACCGCTGTAGATTGTGGCAACGGCTGTCCGTCATGTGCCACCGGCGCAGGTTGTGACGACAATACCGATTGCCAGAGCGGTATCTGCACCGGCGGCGTTTGCCAATAA
- a CDS encoding diguanylate cyclase domain-containing protein, translating to MRAKFTVTRKVAFGYLVIIVFSLLAIGYALISLHDHNLRTEQLVGGQFRAFTLLRDIRQNLLGQENLEKQLLILRDPQLLGLLELRISGLETTITDVNTSALPDYFATLPTKVENYLSQTRQLMQVFAAKDWKKAAKVSATTTAPLRSQLLDQLADLRIQHQTVLDNDLHDLSLQSSKAYRLTLIITLVGILLSAPVALTVIISIHRSVKALTKATRDIAAGSFETQIDIRGNDEFSQLAQDFSGMARKLMEFEQLNLDANPLTRLPGNLAIDRELKHRIAQNLPFAHLYIDLDNFKAYGDHYGYHVGSDAINMVGNLLREVVDLEGGEGDLVGHIGGDDYVVLTAPDRGEALAKAIISKFDSCVPELYTKKDLEAGFILGTDRHGIKRSFPLLTISIAITLSENLDHPSLLEISNNCARMKGHLKQLQNSNYLIDRRKQIP from the coding sequence ATGAGGGCTAAATTTACGGTAACCAGAAAAGTCGCCTTCGGCTATCTGGTGATTATCGTTTTCAGTCTGCTGGCAATCGGCTATGCCCTGATCAGCCTGCATGATCACAACCTGCGGACCGAGCAGCTGGTCGGTGGTCAGTTCCGGGCCTTTACCCTGCTGCGCGATATCCGTCAGAACCTGCTGGGACAGGAGAACCTGGAAAAACAGCTCCTCATCCTGCGCGATCCCCAGCTGCTGGGCCTGCTCGAGCTGCGGATCTCCGGTCTCGAAACTACCATCACGGACGTCAACACCTCGGCACTGCCCGACTATTTTGCCACCCTGCCCACCAAGGTTGAAAACTACCTGAGCCAGACCCGCCAGCTGATGCAGGTATTTGCCGCGAAGGATTGGAAGAAAGCGGCCAAGGTTTCCGCCACCACGACCGCACCCTTGCGCAGTCAACTGCTCGACCAGCTGGCAGATCTCAGGATCCAGCACCAGACTGTCCTGGACAACGACCTGCATGACCTGTCCCTCCAGAGCAGCAAGGCCTACCGCCTGACCCTGATTATCACCCTCGTCGGTATTCTGCTCTCGGCACCGGTCGCTCTCACGGTGATCATCAGCATTCACCGCTCAGTCAAGGCGCTGACCAAAGCCACTCGCGACATTGCGGCCGGAAGCTTCGAAACCCAGATCGATATCCGCGGCAATGATGAGTTCAGCCAACTCGCCCAGGACTTTTCCGGCATGGCACGAAAGCTCATGGAATTTGAACAACTGAATCTGGACGCCAACCCCTTAACCCGACTGCCCGGAAACCTGGCGATTGATCGCGAGCTGAAACATCGTATCGCACAGAATTTACCCTTCGCCCACCTCTATATCGACCTCGACAACTTCAAAGCATACGGCGACCACTATGGCTACCATGTCGGCAGCGACGCCATTAATATGGTCGGCAACCTGCTGCGCGAAGTCGTTGACCTGGAGGGCGGCGAAGGGGATCTGGTTGGCCACATCGGCGGAGATGACTATGTGGTTCTCACCGCCCCGGACCGGGGTGAGGCGCTGGCCAAAGCGATTATCAGCAAATTCGACAGCTGCGTCCCCGAACTCTACACGAAGAAAGATCTCGAAGCGGGCTTTATCCTGGGGACCGACCGGCATGGGATCAAGCGTTCGTTTCCACTCTTGACCATCTCCATCGCCATAACCCTCTCCGAGAACCTGGATCATCCTTCTCTTTTGGAGATCAGCAACAACTGTGCAAGAATGAAGGGGCACCTGAAACAACTGCAGAACAGTAACTATCTCATTGACCGCAGAAAGCAGATCCCATGA